The sequence below is a genomic window from Deinococcus seoulensis.
CCACGACCGCCACGTTCCCCGGCACGTACCCGCGCGCCGCCACCAGTTCCAGCGCGCGGGCCACGATCACGCGGGAATCCATCCCGGCCCACTCGGCGGCCGTGTCCGGGAAGTACTGCCCGATGTCCCCCAGCGCCAGCCCCGACAGCAGCGCGTCGGCCACGGCGTGCAGCACGGCGTCACCGTCGCTGTGCGCCACGGCCCCCAGTTCCGCGTGCGGGATGGGCACGCCCCCCAGCACCAGCGGCAGCCCGGCCTCCAGCCGGTGCGCGTCCTCTCCAAAACCTATGCGGAACGGTAACGAACTCATGCGCCCAGTCTGCCGCATGGGCCGCCCCCCGCGCCCTGACGGCCGCCCCCACATAACGCCCCGTTAACGCCCCGTCCGGCAGGCTGTGGCCATCAGCCGCCGCCCCGTTCCCCCCCCCCGCCCCCTGCCGGAGTTGACCCTGATGAACCTCGACAACGACCTGTTCCAGCATCTTCCCGTCCCGGCCGTGCAGTGGGCCGCCTCGCACGGCGGGCACGCCCGCCAGAACCCGGCGTTCACGCGGGCCTTCGCGCCCGGCACCCTGAGCGTCCCGCTGCCCCACTGGACGGACGGCGTGCACCTGACCCGCCTTCAGGCCGCCAGCGGCGAGGACCGGGTGTGCCGCGTGACCCTGAGCACCCTGCCCAGCCAGGACC
It includes:
- the ispF gene encoding 2-C-methyl-D-erythritol 2,4-cyclodiphosphate synthase; this translates as MSSLPFRIGFGEDAHRLEAGLPLVLGGVPIPHAELGAVAHSDGDAVLHAVADALLSGLALGDIGQYFPDTAAEWAGMDSRVIVARALELVAARGYVPGNVAVVVTLDRPKLGPLRADIARSVAGLLNLPESEVGVSFKTSEGLATAHVQTRVTALLVRTPGSGEG